The following proteins are co-located in the Malus sylvestris chromosome 13, drMalSylv7.2, whole genome shotgun sequence genome:
- the LOC126595871 gene encoding uncharacterized protein LOC126595871: MEGGGEGVEMVVDSKDLQQQSKAFDKLTDRVEDRQLNSTRVQEAMASIAASSEADRNAMRLREKELAAVKINAGDVDIIANELELDKKVAERTLREHKGDAVAAIRHLLR, from the exons ATGGAGGGAGGTGGAGAAGGAGTAGAGATGGTGGTGGACTCCAAGGACTTGCAGCAGCAGAGCAAAGCCTTCGATAAGCTCACTGACCGCGTCGAAGATCGCCAGCTCAATTCCACCCGCGTCCAGGAGGCCATGGCTTCCATCGCCGCCTCCTCCGAAGCCGATAGGAATGCTATGCGATTGAG GGAGAAGGAATTGGCTGCTGTGAAGATCAATGCAGGCGATGTAGACATAATCGCAAATGAACTAGAGTTGGACAAGAAGGTAGCTGAGAGGACTTTGCGGGAGCACAAAGGTGATGCCGTTGCTGCCATTCGACACTTGCTTCGCTAG
- the LOC126595837 gene encoding uncharacterized protein LOC126595837 isoform X1 produces the protein MDTPPAEELLKKIQVLEAGQADLKKEMTKLRHSEDVKSEHQRAHSVSPQRSRFSSVPRRRVAGGGGAAGNGGHDAAAWKRGSSSFRHSSPLQRESRSHDPPTGGSGGGGGSGGSSSAGPSAVNFTDRQYLNILQSIGQSVHIFDINGLIIYWNKTAENLYGYSAAEALGHSPIELLVDPQDYAVANTIIHRVSKGESWTGQFPVKNKAGERFTAVVTDTPFYDDDGTFIGIICVSSDIRPFREIKIPMSGVKPPESDSSYSRSRARVTAKLGLDPQQPLQNAIASKITNLASKVSNKVKSKIRVGENNIDHEGESDCHHSDHGSDCVLSDHREDANSSGASTPRGDLPLSPFGVFSNIDEKSPGKPYRDSGDESEGKPSIQMMISSKAESWMGKKGITWPWKGNGREGQEAKNTHFVWPWLHNEHENDSAHQKNYFGSKPESRVNENNRTPNNEATGSWTSSFNVNSTSSASSCGSTSSSAVNKVDVDTDSLDYEILWEDLTIGEQVGQGSCGTVYHGLWYGSDVAVKVFSRQEYSEDVIFSFRQEVSLMKRLRHPNVLLFMGAVTSPQRLCIVTEFLPRGSLFRLLQRNTSKLDWRRRVLMAMDIARGMNYLHHFNPPIIHRDLKSSNLLVDRNWTVKVGDFGLSRLKHETFLTTKTGKGTPQWMAPEVLRNEPSDEKSDIYSYGVILWELATEKIPWDNLNSMQVIGAVGFMDQRLEIPKDVDPQWTSLIESCWQSDAAARPTFQELLERLRDLQRQYNLQFQAARTATGDNAPKEL, from the exons ATGGATACTCCGCCGGCGGAGGAGCTTCTGAAGAAGATCCAAGTGCTGGAAGCGGGTCAGGCCGACCTCAAGAAGGAGATGACCAAGCTCAGGCACTCCGAGGATGTCAAATCAGAGCACCAGAGGGCCCACTCCGTCTCGCCGCAGCGCTCAAGGTTCTCGTCTGTGCCCAGAAGGAGAGTCGCTGGGGGCGGCGGTGCTGCTGGTAATGGAGGTCACGATGCGGCGGCTTGGAAGAGAGGGTCTTCTTCATTTCGGCATTCCTCGCCGCTTCAGAGGGAGAGCCGCAGCCATGATCCTCCCACTGGAGGcagtggcggcggcggcggcagtGGAGGAAGCAGTAGCGCCGGACCTTCTGCTGTGAACTTTACTGACAGGCAGTATCTGAACATATTGCAGTCAATTGGGCAATCTGTGCATATATTTGATATCAATGGGCTTATAATTTACTG GAACAAAACTGCTGAAAATTTATATGGTTATTCTGCGGCTGAAGCACTTGGACATAGTCCCATTGAGCTCTTAGTAGATCCTCAAGACTATGCTGTAGCAAACACTATAATCCATCGTGTCAGCAAGGGGGAGAGCTGGACCGGGCAGTTCCCTGTCAAGAACAAAGCTGGGGAGAGGTTTACGGCCGTTGTAACAGATACTCCATTCTATGATGATGATGGCACTTTTATTGGGATTATTTGCGTGTCAAGTGATATCCGGCCCTTTCGAGAAATTAAGATTCCAATGTCAGGAGTAAAGCCCCCAGAATCAGATTCAAGCTACAGCCGGTCCAGAGCTCGTGTTACTGCTAAACTTGGCCTTGATCCTCAGCAGCCTCTACAAAATGCCATTGCATCCAAAATAACAAATTTG GCATCCAAAGTGAGCAACAAAGTAAAGTCAAAAATTCGGGTGGGAGAAAACAACATAGATCACGAAGGTGAGAGTGATTGTCATCATTCTGATCATGGTTCAGATTGTGTTCTCTCTGATCATAGGGAGGATGCGAATTCAAGTGGGGCTAGCACACCTAGAGGAGATTTGCCCCTATCTCCTTTTGGAGTATTCTCCAATATTGATGAGAAGTCTCCAGGAAAGCCCTACAGAGATTCTGGTGATGAGAGTGAAGGAAAACCTTCGATCCAGATGATGATATCCTCAAAAGCAGAATCATGGATGGGTAAGAAAGGGATAACATGGCCATGGAAAGGAAATGGGCGAGAAGGGCAAGAGGCTAAGAATACTCATTTTGTTTGGCCTTGGTTGCATAATGAACATGAGAATGATTCAGCTCATCAGAAGAATTATTTTGGTTCAAAACCAGAAAGTCGGGTGAATGAAAATAACCGAACTCCAAATAATGAGGCCACAGGATCCTGGACCTCCTCATTTAATGTTAACAGCACAAGCAGTGCCAGCAGCTGTGGAAGTACTAGCAGCAGTGCTGTGAATAAGGTGGATGTAGACACTGACAGCCTGGACTACGAAATCCTATGGGAAGATTTGACAATTGGAGAACAAGTTGGGCAAG GATCATGCGGAACCGTATACCATGGTCTGTGGTATGGATCA GATGTTGCTGTCAAGGTATTCTCCAGGCAAGAATATTCAGAAGATGTGATATTTTCCTTCAGACAAGAG gtgTCTCTCATGAAAAGGCTTCGACATCCAAATGTTCTGCTTTTTATGGGAGCTGTGACTTCACCTCAGCGTCTCTGCATCGTAACTGAATTCCTCCCTCG TGGAAGTTTGTTTCGCTTATTACAAAGGAACACATCAAAACTAGACTGGAGGCGACGTGTTCTTATGGCGATGGATATA GCACGAGGCATGAAttatcttcatcatttcaacccaCCTATCATTCATCGAGATCTGAAGTCTTCAAATCTCCTAGTTGATAGGAACTGGACGGTCAAG GTTGGTGATTTTGGTCTTTCACGTCTTAAGCACGAAACATTTCTCACAACCAAGACCGGGAAGGGCACG CCTCAATGGATGGCACCAGAAGTTCTACGTAATGAACCCTCAGACGAGAA GTCTGATATATACAGCTATGGGGTGATATTGTGGGAGCTTGCTACTGAGAAGATCCCTTGGGATAATCTGAACTCAATGCAG GTGATTGGAGCTGTAGGGTTCATGGAccaaaggttagagatcccaaAGGATGTGGACCCACAATGGACTTCTTTGATTGAGAGCTGCTGGCAGAG TGATGCAGCTGCCAGGCCAACATTTCAAGAACTGCTGGAGAGGCTCAGAGACCTGCAGAGACAGTACAATCTTCAGTTCCAAGCAGCGCGTACCGCCACGGGTGATAACGCCCCGAAAGAATTGTAG
- the LOC126595837 gene encoding uncharacterized protein LOC126595837 isoform X2 — protein sequence MDTPPAEELLKKIQVLEAGQADLKKEMTKLRHSEDVKSEHQRAHSVSPQRSRFSSVPRRRVAGGGGAAGNGGHDAAAWKRGSSSFRHSSPLQRESRSHDPPTGGSGGGGGSGGSSSAGPSAVNFTDRQYLNILQSIGQSVHIFDINGLIIYWNKTAENLYGYSAAEALGHSPIELLVDPQDYAVANTIIHRVSKGESWTGQFPVKNKAGERFTAVVTDTPFYDDDGTFIGIICVSSDIRPFREIKIPMSGVKPPESDSSYSRSRARVTAKLGLDPQQPLQNAIASKITNLASKVSNKVKSKIRVGENNIDHEGESDCHHSDHGSDCVLSDHREDANSSGASTPRGDLPLSPFGVFSNIDEKSPGKPYRDSGDESEGKPSIQMMISSKAESWMGKKGITWPWKGNGREGQEAKNTHFVWPWLHNEHENDSAHQKNYFGSKPESRVNENNRTPNNEATGSWTSSFNVNSTSSASSCGSTSSSAVNKVDVDTDSLDYEILWEDLTIGEQVGQGSCGTVYHGLWYGSDVAVKVFSRQEYSEDVIFSFRQEVSLMKRLRHPNVLLFMGAVTSPQRLCIVTEFLPRGSLFRLLQRNTSKLDWRRRVLMAMDIARGMNYLHHFNPPIIHRDLKSSNLLVDRNWTVKVGDFGLSRLKHETFLTTKTGKGTPQWMAPEVLRNEPSDEKSDIYSYGVILWELATEKIPWDNLNSMQGTRR from the exons ATGGATACTCCGCCGGCGGAGGAGCTTCTGAAGAAGATCCAAGTGCTGGAAGCGGGTCAGGCCGACCTCAAGAAGGAGATGACCAAGCTCAGGCACTCCGAGGATGTCAAATCAGAGCACCAGAGGGCCCACTCCGTCTCGCCGCAGCGCTCAAGGTTCTCGTCTGTGCCCAGAAGGAGAGTCGCTGGGGGCGGCGGTGCTGCTGGTAATGGAGGTCACGATGCGGCGGCTTGGAAGAGAGGGTCTTCTTCATTTCGGCATTCCTCGCCGCTTCAGAGGGAGAGCCGCAGCCATGATCCTCCCACTGGAGGcagtggcggcggcggcggcagtGGAGGAAGCAGTAGCGCCGGACCTTCTGCTGTGAACTTTACTGACAGGCAGTATCTGAACATATTGCAGTCAATTGGGCAATCTGTGCATATATTTGATATCAATGGGCTTATAATTTACTG GAACAAAACTGCTGAAAATTTATATGGTTATTCTGCGGCTGAAGCACTTGGACATAGTCCCATTGAGCTCTTAGTAGATCCTCAAGACTATGCTGTAGCAAACACTATAATCCATCGTGTCAGCAAGGGGGAGAGCTGGACCGGGCAGTTCCCTGTCAAGAACAAAGCTGGGGAGAGGTTTACGGCCGTTGTAACAGATACTCCATTCTATGATGATGATGGCACTTTTATTGGGATTATTTGCGTGTCAAGTGATATCCGGCCCTTTCGAGAAATTAAGATTCCAATGTCAGGAGTAAAGCCCCCAGAATCAGATTCAAGCTACAGCCGGTCCAGAGCTCGTGTTACTGCTAAACTTGGCCTTGATCCTCAGCAGCCTCTACAAAATGCCATTGCATCCAAAATAACAAATTTG GCATCCAAAGTGAGCAACAAAGTAAAGTCAAAAATTCGGGTGGGAGAAAACAACATAGATCACGAAGGTGAGAGTGATTGTCATCATTCTGATCATGGTTCAGATTGTGTTCTCTCTGATCATAGGGAGGATGCGAATTCAAGTGGGGCTAGCACACCTAGAGGAGATTTGCCCCTATCTCCTTTTGGAGTATTCTCCAATATTGATGAGAAGTCTCCAGGAAAGCCCTACAGAGATTCTGGTGATGAGAGTGAAGGAAAACCTTCGATCCAGATGATGATATCCTCAAAAGCAGAATCATGGATGGGTAAGAAAGGGATAACATGGCCATGGAAAGGAAATGGGCGAGAAGGGCAAGAGGCTAAGAATACTCATTTTGTTTGGCCTTGGTTGCATAATGAACATGAGAATGATTCAGCTCATCAGAAGAATTATTTTGGTTCAAAACCAGAAAGTCGGGTGAATGAAAATAACCGAACTCCAAATAATGAGGCCACAGGATCCTGGACCTCCTCATTTAATGTTAACAGCACAAGCAGTGCCAGCAGCTGTGGAAGTACTAGCAGCAGTGCTGTGAATAAGGTGGATGTAGACACTGACAGCCTGGACTACGAAATCCTATGGGAAGATTTGACAATTGGAGAACAAGTTGGGCAAG GATCATGCGGAACCGTATACCATGGTCTGTGGTATGGATCA GATGTTGCTGTCAAGGTATTCTCCAGGCAAGAATATTCAGAAGATGTGATATTTTCCTTCAGACAAGAG gtgTCTCTCATGAAAAGGCTTCGACATCCAAATGTTCTGCTTTTTATGGGAGCTGTGACTTCACCTCAGCGTCTCTGCATCGTAACTGAATTCCTCCCTCG TGGAAGTTTGTTTCGCTTATTACAAAGGAACACATCAAAACTAGACTGGAGGCGACGTGTTCTTATGGCGATGGATATA GCACGAGGCATGAAttatcttcatcatttcaacccaCCTATCATTCATCGAGATCTGAAGTCTTCAAATCTCCTAGTTGATAGGAACTGGACGGTCAAG GTTGGTGATTTTGGTCTTTCACGTCTTAAGCACGAAACATTTCTCACAACCAAGACCGGGAAGGGCACG CCTCAATGGATGGCACCAGAAGTTCTACGTAATGAACCCTCAGACGAGAA GTCTGATATATACAGCTATGGGGTGATATTGTGGGAGCTTGCTACTGAGAAGATCCCTTGGGATAATCTGAACTCAATGCAG GGTACTCGTAGGTGA
- the LOC126595835 gene encoding phytochrome B-like produces the protein MASGGQSSGTSNIKAHHNTESMSKAIAQYTIDARLHTVFEQSGESGKSFDYSQSMKTTKDSVPEQQITAYLSRIQRGGHVQPFGCMMAVDEATFGVIAYSENGRDMLDLTPQSVPILEKPEILTIGTDIRTLFTPSSAVLLEKAFGAREITLLNPIWIHSKISGKPFYAILHRIDVGVVIDLEPARTEDPALSIAGAVQSQKLAVRAISQLQSLPGGDIKLLCDTVVESVRELTDYDRVMVYKFHEDEHGEVVAESKRPDLEPYIGLHYPATDIPQASRFLFRQNRVRMIVDCHANPVNVIQDEGLMQPLCLVGSTLRAPHGCHSQYMANMGSIASLALAVIINGTDEEALGGRNSMRLWGLVVCHHTSARYIPFPLRYACEFLMQAFGLQLNMELQLASQMSEKHVLRTQTLLCDMLLRDSPTGIVTQSPSIMDLVKCDGAALYYQGRYYPLGVTPTEAQIKDIVEWLLAFHGSSTGLSTDSLGDAGYPGAASLGDAVCGMAAAYSTKRDFLFWFRSHTGKEIKWGGAKHHPEDKDDGQRMHPRSSFKAFLEVVKSRSLPWENAEMDAIHSLQIILRDSFKDTETNHSKAVMQTQLGDLEFQGINELSSVAREMVRLIETATAPIFAVDINGCINGWNAKVAELTRLSVEEATGKSLVHDLVYKESEEIVDKLLSRALKGEEDKNVEIKMRTFGPEHDNKPVFVVVNACTSKDYANNIVGVCFVGQDVTGQKVVMDKFIKIQGDYKAIVHSPNPLIPPIFASDDNTCCSEWNTAMAKLTGWSHGEILGKMLVGEVFGSCCRIKGPDAMTKFMIVLHNAIEGLDTDKFPFSFFDRNGKYVQALLTANKRVNTEGQVIGAFCFLQIASPELHQALNVQRQQEKECLSRMKELAYICQEVKNPLSGIRFTNSLLEATDLTEDQRQFLETSAACEKQILKIIKDVDLDSIDNGSLQLEKAEFLLGGVINAVVSQVMLLMRERDLQLIRDIPEEIKTLAVYGDQVRIQQVLADFLLNMVRYAPSPEGWVEIHVLPILKKVPDGITLVRTEFRLVCPGEGLPPQLVQDMFHSSQWMTQEGLGLSMCRKILKLMNGDVQYIRESERCYFLITLELPMPRRPTNSSD, from the exons ATGGCGTCCGGCGGTCAGTCGTCGGGCACCAGCAATATCAAAGCTCACCACAACACGGAGTCTATGAGCAAAGCCATTGCTCAGTACACCATCGATGCTCGGCTGCACACGGTGTTCGAGCAGTCCGGCGAGTCCGGCAAGTCGTTCGACTACTCGCAGAGCATGAAAACCACCAAAGATTCGGTTCCGGAGCAGCAGATTACGGCGTACCTGTCGAGGATTCAGAGGGGCGGCCATGTCCAACCGTTCGGGTGCATGATGGCTGTGGACGAAGCCACGTTTGGAGTCATTGCGTACAGCGAGAACGGCCGTGACATGCTCGACCTAACGCCGCAATCAGTTCCTATCCTTGAGAAGCCGGAGATTCTCACAATTGGGACCGACATCCGTACGCTGTTCACGCCGTCGAGCGCGGTTTTGCTGGAGAAGGCATTTGGCGCTCGGGAGATTACGCTTTTGAACCCGATTTGGATCCACTCCAAGATTTCTGGAAAGCCCTTCTATGCAATTTTGCATAGGATTGATGTTGGGGTCGTGATTGATTTGGAGCCTGCGAGAACAGAGGACCCTGCGCTGTCGATTGCCGGCGCGGTGCAGTCGCAGAAGCTGGCGGTGAGGGCGATCTCGCAGCTGCAGTCACTGCCAGGCGGCGACATTAAGCTTTTGTGTGATACTGTGGTGGAGAGTGTGAGGGAGCTTACTGATTATGATAGAGTTATGGTTTATAAGTTTCATGAGGATGAGCATGGTGAGGTTGTGGCTGAGAGCAAAAGGCCTGACTTGGAGCCGTACATTGGGCTGCACTACCCGGCCACGGATATTCCACAGGCGTCAAGGTTCTTGTTCAGGCAGAACCGGGTTCGAATGATAGTAGATTGTCACGCCAATCCGGTTAATGTGATTCAGGATGAAGGGTTGATGCAGCCTTTGTGCTTGGTCGGATCCACACTAAGAGCCCCTCATGGTTGCCATTCCCAGTACATGGCTAATATGGGGTCCATTGCGTCATTGGCGTTGGCCGTAATCATCAATGGAACTGATGAGGAAGCTCTTGGAGGGAGGAATTCAATGAGATTATGGGGCCTGGTTGTTTGCCATCACACCTCCGCTCGGTATATTCCATTTCCGCTTCGGTATGCTTGTGAGTTTTTAATGCAGGCCTTTGGACTTCAGTTAAATATGGAATTGCAATTGGCTTCACAAATGTCTGAGAAACATGTTTTAAGGACGCAGACTCTGTTGTGTGACATGCTTCTGCGTGACTCCCCGACTGGCATTGTCACTCAAAGTCCTAGTATCATGGACCTTGTTAAGTGTGATGGTGCTGCACTCTACTACCAAGGGAGGTACTACCCGCTTGGTGTGACGCCTACCGAAGCCCAGATAAAGGACATTGTGGAATGGTTGTTGGCTTTCCATGGAAGTTCAACTGGTTTGAGCACAGATAGTTTGGGTGATGCCGGGTACCCTGGAGCTGCCTCTCTTGGTGATGCAGTTTGTGGGATGGCGGCTGCTTATAGTACTAAAAGGGATTTTCTGTTCTGGTTTCGATCCCACACTGGGAAAGAGATCAAATGGGGTGGAGCAAAGCATCATCCAGAGGACAAGGATGATGGGCAGAGGATGCATCCACGCTCTTCATTCAAGGCGTTTCTGGAAGTAGTTAAAAGCCGGAGTTTGCCATGGGAGAATGCAGAAATGGATGCAATACACTCTTTGCAGATTATTTTGCGTGACTCGTTTAAGGACACGGAGACAAACCATTCAAAAGCTGTTATGCAGACCCAGCTTGGTGATCTGGAGTTCCAAGGGATCAATGAGCTCAGCTCTGTAGCAAGAGAAATGGTTAGGTTGATAGAGACTGCAACTGCTCCCATATTTGCTGTCGATATTAATGGCTGTATAAATGGGTGGAATGCAAAGGTTGCAGAGTTGACCAGACTCTCAGTTGAGGAAGCTACCGGGAAGTCTTTGGTTCATGATCTCGTTTACAAAGAATCTGAAGAAATTGTTGACAAACTTCTGTCCCGCGCGTTAAAAG GTGAAGAAGATAAGAATGTGGAAATCAAAATGAGGACATTTGGCCCAGAGCATGATAACAAGCCTGTTTTTGTTGTGGTTAATGCTTGCACTAGCAAGGATTACGCTAATAACATAGTTGGAGTTTGCTTTGTTGGTCAGGATGTTACTGGTCAAAAAGTAGTAATGGACAAATTCATAAAAATACAAGGTGATTACAAGGCCATTGTTCATAGCCCCAATCCTTTGATCCCACCCATATTCGCTTCAGATGATAACACCTGTTGCTCGGAATGGAACACTGCCATGGCAAAGCTCACTGGGTGGAGCCACGGAGAAATCCTTGGAAAAATGTTGGTTGGAGAGGTCTTCGGCAGTTGCTGTCGTATCAAGGGTCCAGATGCTATGACAAAATTCATGATTGTCTTGCACAATGCCATCGAAGGGCTAGACACAGATAAATTCCCCTTTTCATTCTTTGACCGGAATGGGAAATATGTACAAGCTCTCTTGACAGCAAATAAGAGGGTGAATACAGAAGGTCAGGTTATTGGAGCTTTCTGCTTTTTGCAGATTGCTAGTCCAGAACTGCATCAGGCTCTTAATGTTCAGAGGCAACAGGAAAAGGAATGTTTATCTAGGATGAAAGAATTGGCTTACATTTGCCAGGAAGTAAAAAATCCTTTAAGCGGTATACGTTTTACCAACTCACTTTTGGAGGCTACAGACTTAACTGAAGATCAAAGGCAGTTTCTGGAGACTAGTGCTGCTTGTGAGAAGCAAATTTTGAAGATTATAAAAGATGTAGATCTGGATAGTATTGACAATGG ATCACTGCAGCTTGAGAAGGCAGAATTCTTACTTGGGGGTGTCATAAATGCTGTTGTTAGCCAAGTAATGTTATTGATGAGAGAAAGAGATCTACAGTTGATTCGGGATATTCCTGAAGAAATCAAAACATTGGCTGTTTATGGTGATCAAGTGAGAATTCAGCAGGTCTTGGCTGATTTCTTATTGAATATGGTACGTTATGCACCCTCTCCTGAAGGCTGGGTGGAGATTcatgttcttccaatcttgAAGAAAGTACCTGATGGAATCACTCTGGTTCGTACTGAATTCAG GTTGGTATGCCCTGGTGAAGGTCTTCCTCCTCAATTAGTTCAAGACATGTTCCATAGCAGTCAATGGATGACTCAGGAGGGACTAGGACTGAGCATGTGCAGAAAGATTTTAAAGCTCATGAATGGTGATGTCCAATATATCAGAGAGTCCGAAAGATGTTATTTCTTAATTACTCTCGAGCTTCCTATGCCTCGGAGACCTACAAATAGTAGTGACTAG
- the LOC126595840 gene encoding ATP-citrate synthase beta chain protein 1-like, producing MATGQLFSRTTQALFYNYKQLPVQRMLDFDFLCGRETPSVAGIINPGSEGFQKLFFGQEEIAIPVHSNIEASCAAHPTADVFINFASYRSAAASSMAALKQPTIRVVAIIAEGVPESDTKQLIAYARANNKVVIGPATVGGIQAGAFKIGDTAGTIDNIIHCKLYRPGSVGFVSKSGGMSNELYNTVARVTDGLFEGIAIGGDVFPGSTLSDHVLRYNNIPQVKLIVVLGELGGRDEYSLVEALKQGKVTKPVVAWVSGTCARLFKSEVQFGHAGAKSGGEMESAQAKNQALRDAGAVVPTSYEALEIAIKETFEKLVEEGKIAPVKEFKPPQIPEDLNSAIKSGKVRAPTHIISTISDDRGEEPCYAGVPMSSIVEQGYGVGDVISLLWFKRSLPSYCTKFIEICIMLCADHGPCVSGAHNSIVTARAGKDLVSCLVSGLLTIGPRFGGAVDDAARYFKDAYDRNLTPYEFVESMKKKGIRVPGIGHRIKRGDNRDKRVELLQAFARTHFPSVKYMEYAVQVETYTLSKANNLVLNVDGAIGTLFLDLLAGSGMFAKPEIDEIVEIGYLNGLFVLARSIGLIGHTFDQKRLKQPLYRHPWEDVLYTK from the exons ATGGCCACGGGACAACTTTTTTCGCGCACCACTCAGGCGCTGTTCTACAACTACAAGCAGCTCCCAGTCCAGCGCATGCTCGATTTTGACTTCCTTTGCG GGAGGGAGACACCATCAGTTGCTGGAATCATTAACCCCGGTTCTGAGGGATTTCAGAAGCTATTTTTCGGTCAAGAGGAAATCGCCATACCAGTGCACTCAAA CATTGAAGCATCATGCGCTGCACATCCTACTGCTGATGTCTTTATCAACTTTGCTTCATACAGAAG TGCTgctgcttcttccatggctgctCTGAAGCAACCAACCATTAGAGTTGTGGCAATCATTGCTGAAGGTGTACCTGAGTCAGACACTAAGCAATTGATTGCATATGCACGGGCAAACAACAAG GTTGTCATTGGCCCAGCAACTGTTGGAGGAATTCAAGCTGGAGCTTTTAAGATTGGTGATACTGCTGGAACAATTGATAACATTATTCACTGCAAGCTATACAGGCCTGGATCTGTTGGTTTTGTCTCCAAATCT GGTGGGATGTCTAATGAGTTATACAATACTGTAGCTCGTGTAACAGATGGGCTTTTTGAAG GTATTGCTATTGGAGGTGATGTGTTCCCAGGGTCTACTCTTTCTGACCATGTTCTGCGGTATAACAATATCCCCCAG GTCAAACTTATTGTTGTACTTGGGGAACTTGGTGGGAGAGACGAGTATTCTctagttgaagctttgaaacagGGCAAAGTTACCAAACCAGTGGTTGCCTGGGTTAGTGGGACTTGTGCAAGGCTTTTCAAATCCGAAGTGCAATTTGGTCATGCT GGCGCAAAAAGTGGTGGTGAGATGGAGTCTGCACAAGCAAAGAATCAAGCCCTGAGGGATGCTGGTGCTGTTGTTCCCACTTCATATGAAGCTTTGGAAATTGCTATCAAGGAAACATTTGAAAAACTG GTTGAAGAAGGCAAGATTGCACCAGTCAAGGAATTCAAGCCTCCACAAATACCTGAAGATCTCAACTCTGCAATTAAGAGCGGAAAAGTTCGTGCTCCAACTCATATCATATCCACAATCTCTGATGACAGAG GTGAGGAACCATGTTATGCTGGTGTACCTATGTCTTCCATTGTTGAGCAGGGTTATGGTGTCGGTGACGTTATCTCTCTTTTGTGGTTCAAGCGTAGCCTTCCCAGTTACTGTACTAAATTTATTGAG ATTTGCATCATGTTATGTGCTGACCATGGTCCTTGCGTCTCTGGTGCACACAACTCAATAGTAACTGCTAGGGCTGGCAAGGACCTTGTTTCCTGCCTTGTTTCAG GTTTGCTCACAATTGGACCACGATTTGGTGGTGCCGTTGATGATGCTGCTCGATATTTCAAGGATGCATATGACAGG AATCTTACACCTTATGAGTTCGTCGAAAGTATGAAGAAGAAGGGCATTCGTGTGCCAGGGATTGGGCATAG GATCAAGAGAGGGGACAACAGAGATAAGAGAGTAGAGCTTCTACAAGCGTTTGCACGCACACATTTCCCTTCTGTCAAGTACATGGAATATGCCGTTCAAGTTGAAACCTACACACTCTCGAAGGCAAACAACCTGGTCCTCAATGTTGATGGTGCAATTGGAACCCTGTTCTTGGATCTTCTTGCTGGCAGTGGAATGTTCGCCAAACCAGAGATTGACGAGATTGTTGAGATTGGATATCTGAATGGGCTATTCGTGCTGGCACGTTCTATTGGTTTGATTGG GCACACATTCGACCAGAAAAGGTTGAAGCAGCCCCTATACCGCCACCCATGGGAGGACGTTCTTTACACCAAGTGA